The proteins below come from a single Methyloprofundus sedimenti genomic window:
- a CDS encoding class I SAM-dependent methyltransferase, whose product MEERKLENDSVYHTEVIKEADQLPCSCPTSVNIDVANLYYSFTKMVRPLLVVEIGCFNGFSTLHFAQAHREQGFGRIVSRDAFDWDVGAGKGGRTGSRCCFKIFFTRNFD is encoded by the coding sequence ATGGAGGAACGAAAGCTGGAAAATGATAGTGTGTACCATACTGAAGTGATTAAGGAGGCTGACCAATTGCCTTGTTCATGCCCGACTTCAGTAAATATAGATGTAGCAAATTTATACTACTCGTTTACAAAAATGGTACGTCCTCTTTTAGTTGTTGAAATCGGGTGTTTTAATGGTTTTTCCACATTGCATTTTGCACAGGCACATAGAGAGCAGGGGTTTGGTAGGATTGTTTCAAGAGATGCTTTTGATTGGGACGTTGGCGCTGGTAAAGGGGGCAGAACAGGCAGTAGGTGTTGTTTTAAAATATTTTTTACGCGGAACTTTGATTAA